A genomic stretch from Limanda limanda chromosome 11, fLimLim1.1, whole genome shotgun sequence includes:
- the si:ch211-197h24.6 gene encoding uncharacterized protein si:ch211-197h24.6 isoform X1 — MEVQALMNMKQAKKRKRKQYPQHSAEIVFTKGDSLQTVPSLSTLLKGVTDCIIGLQYVWEYRSPSKSVPPHYQCKMCAVYRLQHDMVAHVRGWKHSFRYMKMVHPHRVSWDEAKAVKDPSVRKSIKEAAGAVQQMEGRGQIKVILKEPCEVPAFEGLSSAIPKVVPSPALRMGPRFSGPGYPGEFPPQGGPHHDYPVEDYEESGFGEYSTRQDFPDSDMDMRPFSDGMGHHPVRSGYGLGPGGGRDGYGRSGHVEESSGRMYPDEYRVGPMGSGSMDRPMDKPMERPGLMGAAPESRNPPNALLSYLDTFRIENESDAQMVLKVTQKLTDVLMEYRLRSSSSGSNLNSLSMNSSSFSSTPSRLSSSSDRYSSTLSGPPRYSDIQSRYYK; from the exons ATGGAGGTCCAGGCTCTGATGAACATGAAGCAGGCTAAGAAGAGAAAG AGAAAGCAGTATCCGCAGCATTCTGCTGAAATAG TGTTCACGAAAGGTGACTCTCTCCAGACGGTGCCCTCTCTAAGCACACTGTTGAAGGGGGTCACAGACTGCATCATTG GTCTTCAGTATGTGTGGGAGTATCGCAGCCCAAGTAAATCTGTCCCACCACACTACCAGTGCAAAATGTGTGCTGTGTACCGCCTGCAGCACGACATGGTTGCCCACGTGAGAGGCTGGAAACACAGCTTCAGATACATG AAAATGGTCCATCCTCACAGGGTCAGCTGGGATGAGGCGAAGGCCGTCAAAGACCCCTCTGTAAGGAAGAGCATTAAAGAGGCTGCTGGTGCGGTGCAGCAAATGGAGGGAAGGGGACAGATCAAG GTGATCCTGAAGGAGCCTTGCGAAGTACCTGCTTTCGAAGGACTCA GTTCTGCTATCCCTAAAGTTGTGCCTTCACCAGCTCTGCGAATGG GTCCCAGGTTTTCTGGCCCGGGGTATCCAGGGGAGTTTCCTCCTCAAGGTGGTCCGCACCATGACTACCCAGTGGAAGATTATGAGGAGTCCGGTTTTGGAGAGTACTCAACCAGGCAAGATTTCCCGGATTCTGATATGGATATGAGACCTTTCTCAGATGGTATGGGCCATCATCCAGTTAGGAGTGGCTATGGTCTTGGACCAGGTGGTGGAAGAGATGGCTATGGAAGGAGTGGACATGTGGAGGAGAGCTCAGGTAGAATGTATCCTGACGAGTACAGAGTTGGCCCAATGGGGAGTGGCTCTATGGACCGACCAATGGACAAGCCTATGGAAAGGCCAGGCTTGATGGGAGCAGCTCCAGAAAGCAGAAACCCTCCCAACGCATTGCTCAGTTACTTG GATACTTTCCGAATTGAGAACGAGAGTGATGCACAGATGGTGCTGAAGGTTACACAGAAACTTACAGATGTGCTGATGGAGTACAGACTGAGGAGCTCATCATCG GGTTCCAATCTAAACAGCTTGTCAATGAACTCTTCAAGCTTCTCCTCTACACCTTCCAGATTGTCAAGTAGTAGTGACCGATACTCAAGCACTCTGTCAG gTCCACCAAGGTATTCTGATATTCAATCCAGGTATTACAAATAA
- the si:ch211-197h24.6 gene encoding uncharacterized protein si:ch211-197h24.6 isoform X2, protein MEVQALMNMKQAKKRKRKQYPQHSAEIVFTKGDSLQTVPSLSTLLKGVTDCIIGLQYVWEYRSPSKSVPPHYQCKMCAVYRLQHDMVAHVRGWKHSFRYMKMVHPHRVSWDEAKAVKDPSVRKSIKEAAGAVQQMEGRGQIKVILKEPCEVPAFEGLSSAIPKVVPSPALRMGPRFSGPGYPGEFPPQGGPHHDYPVEDYEESGFGEYSTRQDFPDSDMDMRPFSDGMGHHPVRSGYGLGPGGGRDGYGRSGHVEESSGRMYPDEYRVGPMGSGSMDRPMDKPMERPGLMGAAPESRNPPNALLSYLDTFRIENESDAQMVLKVTQKLTDVLMEYRLRSSSGSNLNSLSMNSSSFSSTPSRLSSSSDRYSSTLSGPPRYSDIQSRYYK, encoded by the exons ATGGAGGTCCAGGCTCTGATGAACATGAAGCAGGCTAAGAAGAGAAAG AGAAAGCAGTATCCGCAGCATTCTGCTGAAATAG TGTTCACGAAAGGTGACTCTCTCCAGACGGTGCCCTCTCTAAGCACACTGTTGAAGGGGGTCACAGACTGCATCATTG GTCTTCAGTATGTGTGGGAGTATCGCAGCCCAAGTAAATCTGTCCCACCACACTACCAGTGCAAAATGTGTGCTGTGTACCGCCTGCAGCACGACATGGTTGCCCACGTGAGAGGCTGGAAACACAGCTTCAGATACATG AAAATGGTCCATCCTCACAGGGTCAGCTGGGATGAGGCGAAGGCCGTCAAAGACCCCTCTGTAAGGAAGAGCATTAAAGAGGCTGCTGGTGCGGTGCAGCAAATGGAGGGAAGGGGACAGATCAAG GTGATCCTGAAGGAGCCTTGCGAAGTACCTGCTTTCGAAGGACTCA GTTCTGCTATCCCTAAAGTTGTGCCTTCACCAGCTCTGCGAATGG GTCCCAGGTTTTCTGGCCCGGGGTATCCAGGGGAGTTTCCTCCTCAAGGTGGTCCGCACCATGACTACCCAGTGGAAGATTATGAGGAGTCCGGTTTTGGAGAGTACTCAACCAGGCAAGATTTCCCGGATTCTGATATGGATATGAGACCTTTCTCAGATGGTATGGGCCATCATCCAGTTAGGAGTGGCTATGGTCTTGGACCAGGTGGTGGAAGAGATGGCTATGGAAGGAGTGGACATGTGGAGGAGAGCTCAGGTAGAATGTATCCTGACGAGTACAGAGTTGGCCCAATGGGGAGTGGCTCTATGGACCGACCAATGGACAAGCCTATGGAAAGGCCAGGCTTGATGGGAGCAGCTCCAGAAAGCAGAAACCCTCCCAACGCATTGCTCAGTTACTTG GATACTTTCCGAATTGAGAACGAGAGTGATGCACAGATGGTGCTGAAGGTTACACAGAAACTTACAGATGTGCTGATGGAGTACAGACTGAGGAGCTCATC GGGTTCCAATCTAAACAGCTTGTCAATGAACTCTTCAAGCTTCTCCTCTACACCTTCCAGATTGTCAAGTAGTAGTGACCGATACTCAAGCACTCTGTCAG gTCCACCAAGGTATTCTGATATTCAATCCAGGTATTACAAATAA
- the rbm12ba gene encoding RNA binding motif protein 12Ba, producing MVIILCLRGLDVKAGTEDIRKFFKCLFIPNGGVYIVGGCLREAFIAFTTELDAKLAMTHNGDLLKGSKVTLHISSMEELELKLKKHMKRKDVKLHMKNQGAKLQTETQDVKLQTKTQDVKLQMERKEKLQMKIQEENNTNITSPTQQGIKSPQPSPDANWPPLNAQDPNTLNLASSTSRPLDPRIAKRHQPLHQNTLAPQTSVVNTLDPNTAFLLGMCTILQRLQTSSPEQNSEAVQMTELPNADSKSVACDFERKSELTLDSRPGYVRLFGLPASATKEDICSFFTGLEVQEAMVNVKLGRGHGCLVKFAKADDECDALHFNNQFLGPIRVEVRGATEKMWTSALQECENVDGTRGKPHPNPLRETANPKETFPILPLRKRKSDHLSPNKRVKKPRPYFDSVSTSSPRMDYIVMACNLPQTMTKTEIKELFQCPNLAQKNVLHLLDHESNRTDTAFLIFNRIEDNDYAINLNGCHVGSGIIEVSSITRDKMNDVMMAKIHPRRRTRINQNQKRKSTLHSNTAAQTCLFVRNLAANVKVSHIQNLFCKYKPVEENIHLLHNSDGNSIGEAIVQFKSPKLAALAQGLNGQDLMGAHVLLTCISVKQMNDILAKTLPSP from the coding sequence ATGGTCATAATCCTGTGCTTGCGAGGGCTCGATGTGAAGGCAGGTACTGAAGATATAAGGAAGTTCTTTAAATGCCTTTTTATACCCAATGGTGGCGTGTACATAGTGGGAGGATGTCTCAGAGAGGCTTTTATTGCATTCACCACTGAGCTAGATGCCAAACTCGCCATGACGCACAATGGAGATCTGCTCAAGGGATCTAAAGTGACTCTACACATCAGCAgcatggaggagctggagctgaagttAAAGAAACATATGAAGAGGAAGGATGTGAAGTTACATATGAAGAATCAGGGAGCTAAGTTGCAGACGGAGACACAGGATGTGAAGTTGCAGACAAAGACACAGGATGTGAAGTTGCAGATGGAAAGAAAGGAGAAGTTACAAATGAAGATACAGGAAGagaacaatacaaatataaccTCCCCCACCCAACAAGGTATCAAAAGTCCTCAACCATCTCCGGATGCAAATTGGCCCCCTTTGAATGCACAGGATCCGAATACTTTAAATCTTGCATCCTCTACTTCTCGTCCTCTTGATCCACGCATTGCAAAACGGCATCAGCCTTTGCATCAAAATACTTTAGCTCCACAAACGTCAGTAGTGAACACACTTGATCCCAATACTGCCTTTCTTCTCGGGATGTGCACTATCCTTCAAAGGCTCCAGACATCCAGTCCTGAACAAAACAGTGAGGCGGTGCAAATGACGGAGCTCCCCAATGCAGACAGCAAATCAGTTGCCTGTGATTTTGAAAGGAAATCAGAACTAACTCTGGACTCGAGACCCGGTTACGTCAGGCTCTTTGGTCTGCCTGCCTCCGCTACAAAAGAGGACATATGCAGTTTTTTCACAGGGTTGGAAGTACAGGAAGCCATGGTGAACGTGAAGTTGGGACGCGGCCATGGCTGCCTGGTGAAGTTTGCAAAGGCGGACGATGAATGCGATGCTCTTCATTTCAACAATCAGTTCCTGGGGCCCATCCGTGTGGAGGTACGTGGAGCAACTGAGAAGATGTGGACCAGTGCGCTGCAGGAATGTGAGAATGTTGATGGCACGAGAGGGAAGCCCCACCCAAACCCCCTTAGGGAAACTGCAAACCCCAAAGAAACATTCCCGATATTAccgctgaggaagaggaagtcggATCATCTGTCTCCAAATAAACGGGTAAAAAAGCCAAGACCATACTTTGACTCAGTATCTACCTCATCTCCAAGAATGGACTACATTGTCATGGCCTGTAATCTTCCCCAAACGATGACTAAGACTGAAATAAAGGAATTGTTTCAATGTCCAAACCTTGCACAAAAAAATGTGCTTCACCTGCTGGACCACGAAAGCAACAGAACAGACACAGCATTTCTTATTTTCAACCGCATTGAGGATAATGACTATGCAATAAATCTAAATGGGTGCCATGTGGGTTCTGGCATCATTGAAGTATCATCAATCACTAGGGACAAGATGAATGACGTGATGATGGCTAAAATCCATCCCAGGAGGCGCACGAGGATAAACCAAAATCAAAAGAGGAAATCCACCCTACACTCAAATACAGCTGCTCAGACGTGCTTGTTTGTGAGAAACTTGGCTGCAAATGTAAAAGTGAGTCATATACAAAACCTGTTCTGCAAGTACAAGCCGGTGGaggaaaatatacatttattgcaTAACAGTGATGGCAACAGTATTGGTGAGGCCATAGTTCAGTTCAAGTCACCGAAGCTTGCAGCCCTGGCTCAAGGGCTCAATGGTCAGGACTTAATGGGGGCACACGTGCTCCTAACCTGCATTAGTGTAAAGCAGATGAATGACATCTTGGCAAAAACATTGCCATCACCATAG
- the tmem67 gene encoding meckelin produces MATGTLQFVAIRHKVRLVLFLLIYADSLRCQQFVIPFRDPADCGAEELFDISSLSCVRCSSNQIRSSTGLTCVCKTGYQSVTTDKASLTCQLCPPGKPGVTKDGFGCIRCPGSLSDEGKCLCPPAHVLVERDVSGKLLNEARCETCDGNISASSVPSSRGDRCERCQATFIDTSCVCSPPNILAGGLCIPPGSLPTNVNPNINYAQLKFSVQSAWFVKNLYSSSAACLVFSNLTACQALGNMCVMNMHSFSGVSNDACGLFNSIFRSMAAVSSTQDISYWRANLPWLYYGDEPGLASRVIQTDPIPGGFSFRGKNKNNDIKLLAAVYNVRGEFLRWEQLGGNNLQLCPETAIKQAAAYSFGTAYKESCELSVAELMDSHPEPLFYDVFLDLGGEENRKLLPLPTLVYNQQYNGRFINQESMKNWYLSRRIFLVDMLSGREKSLSSQPKVIRVASSVKIRFQMVPRTQKGQVYPPLMTVTYTDVPITDINTQSVSATFAVEYDMDQSEARIKTDTALGVMGGVAVLYSLLKTVSWKRRIASPLIDAGTMLKFLLFYAGDLANVFFVVTVGTGLYWLIFYKAQQFVSVLLPRPAQEEQFVTYIGCAFTLKAVQFLHKLVLQVSVDVFLIDWERPRSKSIRTVQSSSGEPKRDAAPVSIWRTYFVANEWNEIQTIRKISPTFQIMAVLFFLEVLGFSNLALRDPWSTLTRSSQAYTPSYSLILRYGLAATLWLCIGLLQVIFFTVFYEHFVEDKIRQFVDLCSISNVSVLLLPQRCFGYYIHGRSVHGHADTNMEEMNNNLKREAESLCGQRGLLPNTDLQTFQVSITNRLRSQYDRIREPLSRRNGPSRLNDASTANPFEQNTRAYHTMNCFLGSIIDHAHPDMDYIVKDKLVFERVIGMEFLEPSDKSIFYNDESHSFSDVLFYGNEATLLIFDTLFFCVVDLGSQSFVLAAVLTYAQHMVFRLIRNFLGRKNLVNKTLVDERFLI; encoded by the exons ATGGCGACGGGGACGCTGCAGTTTGTCGCCATCAGACACAAAGTTCGTCTGGTGCTGTTTCTCTTGATTTACGCAGACTCGCTTCGCTGCCAGCAGTTCGTGATTCCCTTCCGGGATCCGGCGGACTGTGGCGCGGAGGAACTCTTCGACATTTCCAGCTTGTCGTGTGTGAGGTGTTCTTCAAATCAGATCCGGAGCTCCACAG GACTGACGTGTGTTTGCAAAACAGGATACCAAAGTGTCACCACTGATAAGGCATCCCTTACTTGTCAGCTGTGCCCCCCTGGCAAGCCT GGAGTAACGAAAGACGGGTTTGGTTGTATTCGCTGTCCGGGCAGTCTCAGTGATGAGGGGAAGTGCCTCTGTCCACCAGCCCATGTCCTGG tgGAGCGAGACGTCAGTGGAAAACTTTTGAATGAGGCCAGGTGTGAAACATGTGATGGAAACATCAGTGCTTCGTCTGTGCCGAGCAgcaggggagacag ATGTGAGAGATGTCAGGCCACCTTCATTGACACCTCCTGTGTGTGTAGCCCTCCAAATATCCTT GCTGGAGGATTATGTATCCCTCCAGGCAGCCTCCCGACAAACGTGAATCCCAATATCAACTATGCCCAGTTG AAGTTCAGTGTCCAGTCCGCCTGGTTTGTGAAGAACCTCTACTCTTCATCAGCAGCCTGTCTT GTCTTTTCCAACCTGACAGCGTGCCAGGCTCTTGGGAACATGTGTGTGATGAACATGCACTCCTTCAGTGGAGTGTCCAACGATGCCTGTGGTCTCTTCAACTCCATTTTCAGATCAATGGCTGCTGTGAGCTCAACTCAAGACATTTCCTACTG GAGAGCTAATCTGCCATGGCTTTACTATGGGGACGAACCAGGACTGGCCAGTCGAGTGATTCAGACGGATCCAATTCCTGGTGGTTTCAGcttcagaggaaaaaacaag AACAATGACATTAAGCTGCTTGCAGCTGTCTATAATGTCAGAGGAGAGTTTCTCAGATGGGAACAACTTGGAGGAAATAATCTACAG TTATGTCCAGAAACAGCAATCAAACAAGCAGCAGCCTACAGCTTTGGAACTGCTTACAAAGAAAGT tgtgaACTGTCGGTGGCAGAGCTGATGGATTCCCACCCCGAGCCGTTGTTCTACGATGTGTTTTTGGATCTTGGTGGTGAAGAGAACAGAAAACTTCTCCCCCTTCCCACACTCGTCTATAACCAGCAATACAATGGACGCTTCATCAACCAAG AGAGCATGAAGAACTGGTACCTGTCTCGACGTATCTTTCTTGTCGACATGTTGAGTGGAAGAGAGAAGAGTTTGAGCTCTCAGCCTAAGGTCATCCGTGTGGCCAGCAGTGTCAAAATAAG GTTCCAAATGGTTCCACGAACCCAGAAAGGACAAGTATACCCCCCTCTAATGACTGTCACCTACACAGATGTCCCCATCACGGATATCAATACAcaatctgtgtct GCAACATTTGCTGTGGAGTACGACATGGATCAGAGTGAGGCTCGCATAAAGACAGAT ACCGCTCTGGGTGTGATGGGTGGCGTGGCCGTGCTCTACTCTCTGCTGAAGACAGTCAGCTGGAAGAGAAGGATCGCCTCTCCGCTCATTGATGCCGGG ACAATGCTgaagtttttgttgttttacgCTGGAGATCTGGCCAACGTTTTCTTTGTCGTCACCGTGGGAACTGGGCTTTACTGGCTCATCTTCTACAAG GCCCAACAGTTTGTATCAGTGCTGTTACCACGGCCTGCTCAAGAGGAGCAGTTTGTGACGTACATTGGTTGTGCCTTCACCCTGAAG GCTGTCCAGTTTCTCCACAAGCTGGTCCTGCAGGTGTCAGTCGATGTATTTCTCATCGACTGGGAGAGACCTCGAAGCAAATCTATCAGAACTGTTCAAT CCTCTTCCGGTGAGCCAAAACGTGATGCTGCTCCGGTCAGCATCTGGAGAACCTACTTTGTAGCCAATGAATGGAACGAGATCCAGACCATCCGCAAGATCAGCCCGACCTTTCAGATCATGGCTGTGCTCTTTTTTCTTGAG GTCCTTGGTTTTTCTAACTTAGCGCTGAGGGATCCCTGGTCAACTCTCACCCGCTCCTCACAGGCGTACACACCCTCATACAGCCTGATCCTGCGCTACGGTCTTGCAGCTACACTGTGGCTATGCATCGGCCTTCTGCAG GTGATTTTCTTCACTGTGTTTTACGAACACTTTGTGGAGGACAAAATTCGTCAGTTTGTAGATCTCTGCTCCATCAGCAAT GTATCCGTGCTGCTGTTACCTCAGCGTTGTTTTGGCTACTACATCCACGGGCGTTCAGTACATGGCCACGCAGATACAAACATGGAGGAAATGAACAACAATCTAAAGAGAGAGGCT GAGTCTCTGTGTGGTCAGAGAGGGCTGCTTCCCAACACAGACCTCCAGACCTTCCAGGTGTCGATTACCAATCGGCTGCGGTCCCAGTACGACAGGATTCGGGAGCCACTCAGCAGG AGGAACGGGCCTTCGCGGCTGAACGACGCATCCACAGCCAACCCGTTTGAGCAGAACACCAGAGCCTACCACACCATGAACTGCTTCCTGGGATCCATTATAGACCAT GCTCACCCCGACATGGATTATATCGTCAAGGACAAGCTGGTGTTTGAGCGGGTCATAGGAATGGAGTTTCTTGAACCCAGTGACAAAAGCATATTTTACAACG ATGAGTCCCACTCATTCAGCGATGTGCTGTTTTATGGGAATGAGGCCACGCTGCTGATCTTTGACACCTTGTTCTTCTGTGTCGTTGACCTTGGATCTCAGAGTTTTGTGCTTGCAGCTGTTCTTACATACGCACAGCATATG GTATTCCGCTTGATCCGTAACTTTCTCGGAAGGAAGAACCTCGTCAACAAGACTCTGGTGGATGAGAGATTTCTGATTTAA